Proteins from a genomic interval of Bacteroidota bacterium:
- a CDS encoding aromatic ring-hydroxylating dioxygenase subunit alpha, translating to MQYIVDPDITRAETLPAAFYKDAAVFEALKEKAFAKSWLWIGDESLVPLQNTVHPFVLLDNFIGEPMVLARDGADNITCCSNVCTHRGNIVIQNPGRTKGLLCNYHGRRFSLDGRFKSMPEFKEAKNFPRPCDDLHAFPVGQWGPFLFTALDPGFAFSELVDLMNERIGFLPLHAFERNTQLSKDYLVNCHWALYCDNYLEGFHIPFVHEDLNKALDYGSYATETYDHAVLQIGYSSGGDEVFDLPEGHVDYGKNVAAYYYWVFPNMMFNFYPWGLSVNIVHPLSMNKTRVSFISYVYDEQKLDAGAGALLDKVEREDEFVVEGVHKGLQSRFYTTGRFSPTREQGVHHFHQLLATCLS from the coding sequence CAGCCGCTTTCTACAAAGATGCCGCTGTTTTTGAAGCACTGAAAGAAAAGGCATTTGCAAAAAGCTGGTTGTGGATCGGTGATGAAAGCCTCGTCCCGTTACAAAATACTGTGCACCCTTTTGTACTGCTGGACAACTTTATTGGTGAACCGATGGTATTGGCCAGAGATGGGGCTGATAACATCACCTGTTGCTCCAATGTGTGCACGCACAGAGGCAACATTGTAATACAAAATCCCGGCCGCACCAAAGGACTGCTTTGCAACTATCACGGCCGGCGATTTTCACTGGATGGCCGCTTCAAATCGATGCCTGAATTCAAGGAAGCAAAAAACTTCCCCCGGCCCTGCGATGATTTACACGCCTTTCCCGTTGGGCAATGGGGCCCTTTCTTGTTCACCGCACTCGATCCAGGTTTTGCGTTTTCAGAACTGGTGGATTTGATGAACGAACGTATTGGCTTTCTGCCGCTACATGCGTTTGAACGCAACACGCAGCTGAGCAAGGATTACCTCGTCAACTGCCACTGGGCCTTGTATTGTGACAACTACCTCGAAGGCTTTCACATCCCTTTTGTCCACGAAGATCTGAACAAAGCATTGGACTATGGCTCGTATGCTACGGAGACCTACGATCATGCCGTGTTGCAAATTGGATATTCGAGTGGCGGAGACGAGGTATTCGACTTACCAGAAGGGCATGTCGATTACGGTAAAAACGTGGCGGCGTACTATTACTGGGTTTTTCCAAATATGATGTTCAACTTCTACCCCTGGGGGTTATCTGTGAACATCGTGCATCCGTTGAGCATGAACAAAACGCGGGTGTCCTTTATCTCTTATGTGTATGATGAACAAAAACTAGACGCCGGCGCCGGTGCACTGCTGGATAAAGTGGAAAGGGAAGATGAGTTTGTGGTAGAAGGCGTGCACAAAGGCTTGCAGTCGAGGTTTTATACCACGGGCAGGTTCTCTCCAACCAGAGAACAAGGCGTGCATCATTTCCACCAACTACTAGCAACTTGTTTGAGCTAG
- a CDS encoding permease prefix domain 1-containing protein, protein MFRLEDEIQRWRKSFQEDIAFTNEDIDELESHLRETFQRNIQEGMNESEAFQVASLALGQSKALRKEYINAKSASWLAFSFLRALYLIVGLFAFVIAQVYQFKTGYAPSLLYSTNVFNGLSVFAIVAWWLPVLTIFTAFTFIKNSTVKLFVIILATLLIVDYISAPYRVSSFIYDNESLFRTSFLILVISLFFREAWAWRLTVLVTGVYLFFVSISMMPSILVLAGLPADSILIVLVTTVGDPIIGVMLGYALFRQKQGTIAITSIAKN, encoded by the coding sequence ATGTTTAGATTAGAGGACGAGATTCAACGTTGGCGAAAAAGCTTTCAGGAGGATATAGCTTTTACTAACGAAGATATCGATGAGCTAGAGTCGCATCTAAGGGAAACATTTCAACGAAACATACAAGAGGGGATGAATGAATCTGAAGCGTTTCAAGTGGCATCTTTAGCTCTGGGTCAGAGCAAGGCATTGCGTAAGGAATACATTAATGCTAAATCTGCTAGTTGGCTTGCTTTTAGTTTTTTACGAGCACTTTATTTGATCGTAGGGCTTTTTGCGTTTGTCATTGCTCAGGTGTATCAGTTCAAAACTGGCTATGCACCTTCGCTTCTGTATTCAACGAATGTATTTAATGGCTTAAGCGTTTTTGCCATAGTTGCATGGTGGCTCCCTGTTTTGACCATTTTCACCGCCTTTACGTTCATTAAGAATTCTACTGTTAAGCTTTTTGTTATCATCTTGGCTACGCTTTTGATAGTAGATTACATAAGTGCTCCGTATCGGGTATCAAGTTTTATATATGATAATGAAAGCCTATTTCGCACCTCATTTTTAATCCTAGTCATCTCCTTATTCTTTAGGGAAGCCTGGGCTTGGAGATTAACAGTATTGGTTACTGGGGTATATCTTTTCTTTGTAAGCATATCTATGATGCCATCTATTCTCGTGCTGGCTGGCTTACCGGCTGATTCGATACTCATCGTTCTGGTAACGACAGTAGGCGATCCCATTATAGGTGTTATGTTGGGCTACGCATTGTTTAGACAAAAACAAGGAACTATAGCGATAACTAGCATTGCTAAGAATTAG